In the genome of Candidatus Neomarinimicrobiota bacterium, the window CTTCGGCTACAGTAAACAAAACACTTAAGCATTTGGAAGCGCTGGAAATAGTACAAGAATTAACAACCATGAAAAGGAATCGTTTATATAGCTATACTAGCTATGTAAAAGTTATGAATCAAGGGATGGAGTTGCAAAAGTAACCCCGTGAGAGTAACCAAATCAATGGTTTTGAAAATGGAGACATTTTAGCGACCTACATCACTTAAGCCCTATTTAGGGCTCAACCTTGAATTATTAATCGAGCCTCATCTGGCTCCTCAAAAGCGTTGCTACTATTAAGCCTTTCTATAGCACTATCCCAATCCTGAAAAGCAATTTGACTTGAAAATGTTTGTACTTTGAGAAGGGCCTCAATAAGGGGGGAAGGGTTTTGACTTCTTGATAAAGCACGTAATGCCAATAAGTAATTTTCTCGGAAAACAGTAGGGATGATGATTTTTTGAAGGTTTGATTTTGATAGTTCAGCATTCATCATGATCCGTGCAATCCGACCGTTCCCATCTTCAAAGGGATGAACCTCTGCTATCAGGAACATCTGGAAGATTGCTTTGGAAATTGCATCTGGTAGTCCTTGTTGCATTTCCCAACCCTTTAGAAGTGTCCCCTTCACTAGGTCTGGTTCTACAAAGTGAGTGTTGCCTGCTCGGTTGGCTTTCAGCTTGAATTGTCCAGGAGCTTTATCGGGTCGCATCTCCATCACGGTTAAGTGCCGAGATTGAAGCAGGTATTGGTAAGTTGAATAATCATCACTAGGGCGATTCATCTCTTCATGATTGCTTATGATCCTGAATGTTCCCAGAATATCATGAGCATCTGCCGGGCGTTGCAGAGGAATAATTTGATTGAAAATAATCTCTCTGGCTTCGTCAAGTTCAAAAACGGTTCCTTCGATGAAGTTGGAGAAATATGATTCAAAGAAAGCGAAAAGTTGCTTTTCAGAATCTGAGTTTTGGGAATCTGTAAGTAAAGGTAGCGAACTACTTTGTAGCCGACTGAACAGAGTACTGAAGAGCTCAATACGATTTGGGTCATATGGCCACCCCTGCGCTCTTGCCTTCGTCAGGGGAGAGTCTAGCTCATCAGCAGTGTGGGTGCTGAGAATTGCACCGATGATACGAGTAAGTCTGTTAAAGGCTTTCTCCATGTCAAGATCTGCTACCTGGCTTTGAGCGTCATCGCGAAGTTGGTTTAAGACATCCTCACCTTTGATACGACATATCTGATCCAGGCGATCTTCAATGACAACACGATCGAGTGCTTTAGATTTACCTCCGGTCTCACGAGAATCCTGCAGGTTCTCCATAAATGCGCGGGCTTGAGAGCTGATATGCAATCCGGAAATAAACCCAGGATCATCATTGCTGGCATCAGGACCGGTAACCAGGTGAACGGTAACCCCAGGATAGTCAACTATCTTTTTGTACTTGTAGGTTAAGAATATATGACCATCAGATGATAGTCCGCCCTCCAATGCAGAACGATGGCTCAACA includes:
- a CDS encoding Fic family protein, which codes for MEKYLPEIIFGSSESDQSKKIGRWQKEKRVRKLIPRVYTSNFMDSDEVIIKRNLWVILGHLYPGAVLSHRSALEGGLSSDGHIFLTYKYKKIVDYPGVTVHLVTGPDASNDDPGFISGLHISSQARAFMENLQDSRETGGKSKALDRVVIEDRLDQICRIKGEDVLNQLRDDAQSQVADLDMEKAFNRLTRIIGAILSTHTADELDSPLTKARAQGWPYDPNRIELFSTLFSRLQSSSLPLLTDSQNSDSEKQLFAFFESYFSNFIEGTVFELDEAREIIFNQIIPLQRPADAHDILGTFRIISNHEEMNRPSDDYSTYQYLLQSRHLTVMEMRPDKAPGQFKLKANRAGNTHFVEPDLVKGTLLKGWEMQQGLPDAISKAIFQMFLIAEVHPFEDGNGRIARIMMNAELSKSNLQKIIIPTVFRENYLLALRALSRSQNPSPLIEALLKVQTFSSQIAFQDWDSAIERLNSSNAFEEPDEARLIIQG